One genomic segment of bacterium includes these proteins:
- a CDS encoding Rid family hydrolase, which produces MISPETVHTDKAPKPRGPFVQARRSGNFLFIAGQRGIDPATGELTAPTIEARGRQTMENLKAIAGAAGAAMSDFLSTGVYVTDLKAHRPVVNALFEEYFGANPPTRTIVEVRALNEDDILEIEAVVSLPETSA; this is translated from the coding sequence GTGATCTCTCCCGAAACCGTTCATACCGACAAGGCGCCGAAGCCGCGGGGGCCCTTCGTGCAGGCGCGCCGCAGCGGAAATTTTCTTTTTATTGCAGGACAAAGGGGAATTGACCCGGCGACGGGCGAACTCACCGCCCCCACCATCGAGGCGCGGGGGCGGCAGACGATGGAGAACCTCAAGGCAATCGCCGGGGCGGCGGGCGCCGCGATGTCGGATTTTCTCTCGACAGGGGTCTACGTAACCGACCTGAAGGCGCATCGGCCGGTGGTGAACGCCCTCTTCGAGGAGTATTTCGGTGCGAATCCTCCGACGCGGACTATCGTGGAAGTCCGGGCGCTCAACGAGGACGACATCCTGGAGATAGAAGCGGTGGTCAGCCTCCCGGAGACCTCGGCCTAG